A genomic window from Bradyrhizobium lupini includes:
- a CDS encoding TIGR02186 family protein, which produces MMRTALAVLLVLLLGSAARAERLIVSVSNHRVTVTPNYSGEELVLFGSVEKDASTPADRKSYDLVVTVMGPRAEMVTRRKERTFGIWINTDYRQFLEVPSYLALFANRSFDVITSPEIARRQQIGLNNVLLTQRVSGDYADVVPNDVFRSAFIRLRTQRGLYREDPSAVTFLTPTLFRTGIPLPAEVPIGTYEVEIKLFADGAFIGKTETAFEIVKVGFEQFVATTARQNGLIYGLVTAAMALMTGWMASIVFRKD; this is translated from the coding sequence ATGATGCGCACAGCTCTCGCGGTCCTGCTCGTTCTGCTGCTCGGCTCCGCCGCACGCGCCGAGCGGCTGATCGTGTCGGTCTCCAACCACCGCGTCACGGTGACGCCGAACTATTCCGGCGAGGAGCTGGTGTTGTTCGGTTCGGTCGAGAAGGACGCCTCCACGCCCGCCGATCGCAAGAGCTACGATCTCGTCGTCACCGTGATGGGCCCGCGCGCCGAGATGGTGACGCGGCGCAAGGAGCGCACCTTCGGGATCTGGATCAACACCGACTACCGCCAGTTCCTGGAGGTGCCGAGCTATCTCGCGCTGTTTGCCAACCGCTCCTTCGATGTCATCACCTCGCCCGAGATCGCGCGGCGCCAGCAGATCGGGCTTAACAACGTGCTGCTGACCCAGCGTGTCAGCGGCGACTATGCCGATGTGGTGCCGAACGACGTATTCCGCTCCGCCTTCATCCGCCTGCGCACCCAGCGCGGTCTCTACCGCGAGGATCCGAGCGCGGTGACGTTCCTGACGCCGACGCTGTTCCGCACCGGCATTCCGCTGCCGGCGGAGGTGCCGATCGGCACTTACGAGGTGGAGATCAAGCTGTTTGCCGACGGCGCGTTCATCGGCAAGACCGAGACCGCGTTCGAGATCGTCAAGGTCGGCTTCGAGCAGTTCGTCGCCACCACCGCGCGGCAGAACGGCCTGATCTACGGCCTCGTCACCGCCGCGATGGCGCTGATGACGGGATGGATGGCTTCGATCGTGTTTCGCAAGGATTGA
- a CDS encoding sulfite exporter TauE/SafE family protein, with protein MQLYLPIADLPVNVFLVLAMGAAVGFVSGMFGIGGGFLMTPLLIFIGITPAVAVASVASHIAASSFSGALAYWRRRAIDPALASVLLCGGVTGTALGVWTFTQLRALGQLDLMIALSYVVLLTTVGSLMFSEGLRALMRTRRGAVPPRRTHNWIHGLPLKMRFKRSKIYLSVIPVVIIGVLIGFIGAIMGIGGGFILVPIMIYLLRVPTSTVIGTSMVLTLVTMLFATLLHAVTNHLVDAVLALILMVGGVTGAQFGARAGQKIRGEQLRLLLGLLILSVGVRFAIELVIRPEDLFTIRELGVNG; from the coding sequence ATGCAGCTCTATCTCCCGATCGCCGATCTTCCGGTCAATGTCTTCCTCGTGCTAGCGATGGGCGCGGCGGTCGGCTTCGTCTCCGGCATGTTCGGGATCGGCGGCGGCTTCCTGATGACGCCGCTTTTGATCTTCATCGGCATCACGCCGGCGGTCGCGGTCGCCTCCGTCGCGAGCCACATCGCCGCCTCGTCCTTTTCCGGCGCGCTCGCCTATTGGCGGCGACGCGCGATCGACCCGGCGCTGGCAAGCGTGCTGTTATGCGGCGGCGTGACCGGGACGGCGCTGGGCGTGTGGACCTTCACGCAGCTGCGTGCGCTCGGCCAGCTCGATCTGATGATCGCACTGTCCTACGTCGTGCTGCTCACCACCGTCGGCAGCCTGATGTTCTCCGAAGGCCTGCGCGCCCTAATGCGGACCCGGCGCGGCGCGGTGCCGCCACGACGCACCCACAACTGGATCCATGGCCTGCCGCTGAAGATGCGGTTCAAGCGTTCCAAGATCTACCTCTCGGTCATTCCGGTCGTGATCATCGGCGTCCTGATCGGCTTCATCGGCGCCATCATGGGCATCGGCGGCGGCTTCATCCTGGTGCCGATCATGATCTATCTGCTGCGGGTGCCGACCTCGACGGTGATCGGCACCTCGATGGTCCTGACGCTGGTCACGATGCTGTTTGCGACCCTGCTGCATGCGGTGACCAATCACCTTGTCGACGCGGTGCTGGCGCTGATCCTGATGGTCGGCGGTGTCACCGGCGCGCAGTTCGGCGCACGCGCCGGTCAGAAGATCCGCGGCGAGCAGCTGCGGCTGCTGCTCGGCCTCTTGATCCTCTCGGTCGGCGTTCGCTTCGCCATCGAGCTGGTGATCCGGCCCGAAGACCTCTTCACCATCCGCGAGCTGGGGGTGAACGGATGA